One genomic segment of Calonectris borealis chromosome 18, bCalBor7.hap1.2, whole genome shotgun sequence includes these proteins:
- the YPEL1 gene encoding protein yippee-like 1 yields MVKMTKSKTFQAYLPNCHRTYSCIHCRAHLANHDELISKSFQGSQGRAYLFNSVVNVGCGPAEERVLLTGLHAVADIYCENCKTTLGWKYEHAFESSQKYKEGKFIIELAHMIKDNGWE; encoded by the exons ATGGTAAAAATGACAAAATCAAAAACGTTCCAGGCTTACCTGCCAAACTGTCATCGAACCTACAGCTGTATCCACTGCAGAGCCCATCTAGCCAATCACGATGAATTGATCTCCAAG TCCTTCCAGGGAAGCCAGGGACGAGCCTACCTCTTTAATTCTGT ggTAAATGTGGGCTGTGGTCCAGCAGAGGAGCGAGTTCTTCTGACAGGTTTACATGCTGTAGCAGATATCTATTGTGAAAACTGTAAAACCACTCTTGGATGGAAATAC gaACATGCTTTTGAGAGCAGTCAGAaatacaaagaaggaaaatttaTCATTGAACTTGCCCACATGATAAAAGACAATGGCTGGGAGTGA